In the genome of Fulvivirga maritima, one region contains:
- a CDS encoding site-specific integrase — protein sequence MMKAHTNTFGVVFYLRKYKANNGKTPIYARITVNGKRVDISIKRSIEESNWNTSKGLARGNREDVKNLNKYLEQVRSKIVQHYQNMVLQNRLVTAEAIKNQFLGIDKKEHTLCKLIEYHNTEMKEVLAWGTMKNYFTTQKYLERFLKSKCSTADVYLAQINYKFITDFEFFLHKWKPKDHHKPLGNNGIMKHMERFRKMVNLAIRMEWMKHDPFAKYQPKFIKVERGYLTEEQLHTIEQKKFSISRLEQVKDLFIFSCYTGLAYIDVVNLTPDNIAKGVDGELWIFTKRQKTSNTIRVPLLKQALDIIEKYQDHPKVMYERTLLPGMSNQKLNSYLKEIADLCDIKKNLTFHLARHTFATTVTLSNGVPIESVSKMLGTLKFQPLRSMLRS from the coding sequence ATGATGAAAGCCCACACAAACACATTTGGAGTAGTTTTTTATTTAAGAAAATATAAGGCCAATAATGGCAAAACTCCAATCTATGCAAGAATTACAGTAAACGGTAAGAGAGTGGATATTTCTATTAAGCGCTCCATTGAGGAAAGCAATTGGAATACCAGCAAAGGACTGGCTAGGGGGAATCGAGAGGATGTGAAAAATTTGAACAAATATTTAGAGCAAGTAAGAAGTAAAATAGTGCAGCATTATCAGAATATGGTATTGCAAAATAGACTGGTTACTGCAGAGGCTATTAAAAATCAATTTTTAGGAATTGATAAAAAAGAGCATACACTTTGTAAGCTTATTGAATACCATAATACCGAAATGAAAGAGGTTTTGGCCTGGGGAACAATGAAAAATTATTTCACGACTCAGAAGTATTTGGAAAGGTTTCTGAAAAGCAAATGCTCTACAGCTGATGTATATCTAGCTCAGATTAATTATAAGTTTATTACGGACTTTGAATTTTTTCTTCATAAATGGAAGCCTAAAGATCATCATAAGCCATTAGGTAATAACGGTATTATGAAACATATGGAGCGTTTTCGTAAAATGGTTAATCTCGCGATACGTATGGAGTGGATGAAGCATGATCCTTTTGCAAAGTATCAACCAAAATTTATTAAAGTTGAAAGGGGGTATTTAACCGAGGAGCAGTTGCATACAATAGAGCAAAAAAAGTTTAGTATTTCCCGGTTAGAGCAGGTGAAGGATCTATTTATATTTAGTTGTTATACAGGTTTGGCTTATATTGATGTAGTGAACCTTACTCCTGATAATATTGCAAAAGGAGTAGATGGGGAATTATGGATTTTCACAAAAAGACAAAAGACCAGTAATACTATTCGAGTGCCGCTGTTAAAGCAAGCGCTCGATATTATTGAAAAGTATCAAGATCACCCTAAGGTGATGTATGAGCGAACTTTATTGCCCGGGATGTCTAATCAAAAATTAAACTCTTATCTTAAGGAAATAGCCGATTTATGTGACATTAAAAAGAATCTTACTTTTCATTTGGCCAGACATACTTTTGCTACCACAGTAACTTTGAGTAATGGTGTGCCTATAGAATCAGTAAGTAAGATGTTGGGCACTCTAAAATTTCAACCACTCAGATCTATGCTAAGGTCGTAG
- a CDS encoding tetratricopeptide repeat protein, which translates to MKYLVLTVLVMVSSSFGELDRIAKINKLKKEAKEAYNSGNFDKAIDNYHYLLDTLQMEDDNITLNLANAYFQKKDTTNAFNNYESIINSENKSVRSVAHQQLGIMANRTKKYEEALEHFKQALKADPTNEEARYNYEMVKKALENQKDQNNQDQDKNDENKDQQDQKDQQDKDQKNQDKKDGDQENEDQQNQDQQSEDEKGQEKDQQEKDGKPDEKDKEGEEQKKGEKDDTKKEDADEKQQAGEENDKKEGDEENMSSVSEKLKEMKMSPEKAKMILEALKNKEIQYYQQNKHKATKPKSSGKPDW; encoded by the coding sequence ATGAAGTACCTTGTTTTAACGGTTTTAGTAATGGTAAGCTCCTCTTTTGGAGAGCTCGATCGTATTGCGAAGATCAATAAGCTTAAAAAAGAAGCTAAAGAAGCTTATAACAGCGGAAATTTTGACAAGGCTATTGATAACTACCACTATCTGCTAGATACGCTGCAGATGGAAGACGACAATATTACGCTTAACCTGGCCAATGCCTACTTCCAAAAGAAAGACACTACCAATGCTTTTAATAACTATGAGAGCATAATCAACAGCGAAAATAAAAGTGTACGCTCGGTAGCTCATCAGCAGCTGGGCATTATGGCTAACAGAACCAAGAAATACGAAGAGGCGCTGGAACACTTCAAACAAGCCCTAAAAGCTGACCCTACTAATGAAGAGGCCCGCTATAATTATGAGATGGTGAAAAAGGCTCTTGAGAATCAAAAAGACCAAAACAACCAGGATCAGGATAAAAACGACGAGAATAAAGATCAGCAAGATCAAAAGGATCAACAAGACAAGGATCAGAAAAACCAAGATAAGAAAGACGGCGATCAGGAAAACGAAGATCAGCAGAATCAGGATCAGCAAAGTGAAGATGAGAAAGGTCAGGAAAAAGACCAGCAAGAGAAAGACGGAAAACCTGACGAAAAAGATAAAGAAGGAGAAGAGCAGAAAAAGGGCGAAAAAGACGATACTAAGAAAGAAGACGCAGACGAAAAGCAGCAAGCAGGAGAAGAAAATGACAAAAAAGAAGGTGACGAAGAGAATATGAGCTCCGTATCTGAGAAGCTTAAAGAAATGAAAATGTCTCCTGAAAAGGCTAAAATGATACTGGAAGCCTTAAAAAACAAAGAGATTCAATATTACCAGCAAAATAAACACAAGGCTACCAAGCCAAAATCATCTGGCAAGCCTGACTGGTAA
- a CDS encoding vWA domain-containing protein, with product MNWLYSLTGLEMAFVLLFVIFYIAYIIRVVSIGRKLRTPFGQVFIKTVVRTVYFALLVIALMGPSFGETKREVKSVGKDIFVLVDLSQSMNATDIQPSRLEKVKFELKNIVEAFNSDRIGVIIFSSEAFMQAPLTFDQNALNLFIETLNTSLVPNAGTDFGPPLRMALDKLNNEDSPITQQKSKVIVLISDGEDFGEDTEEVINEIEDQNIKLFTLGVGTSRGSKLMEAGQYKKDNEGKDVLTRLDNRTLRQLAKETDGEYFEINETNNDVSRLINTINNIEGELRDTRQVDVSANRYYYFLAAALLLILLDVLVSIKTIKI from the coding sequence ATGAACTGGCTTTACTCTTTAACCGGCCTGGAAATGGCTTTTGTATTACTTTTTGTCATATTCTACATCGCCTATATCATTAGGGTAGTGAGCATTGGCAGAAAATTAAGAACACCATTCGGACAAGTGTTTATAAAAACCGTAGTCCGTACTGTGTACTTTGCCTTGCTTGTAATCGCGCTCATGGGGCCTTCTTTCGGAGAAACCAAAAGAGAAGTGAAATCAGTAGGTAAAGATATTTTTGTATTGGTAGACCTTTCTCAGTCTATGAATGCTACAGACATACAACCTTCTCGGTTAGAGAAAGTGAAATTTGAGCTTAAAAATATTGTTGAAGCTTTTAACTCAGACAGAATTGGAGTTATCATTTTTTCTTCTGAAGCATTCATGCAAGCCCCGCTCACTTTTGATCAAAATGCGCTTAATCTCTTCATAGAAACCCTCAACACCTCACTGGTGCCCAACGCAGGTACGGACTTTGGCCCTCCCCTACGCATGGCACTGGATAAGCTTAATAATGAAGACTCCCCCATTACCCAGCAAAAATCTAAGGTAATAGTGCTTATTAGTGATGGTGAAGACTTTGGAGAAGACACCGAAGAGGTAATTAATGAAATAGAAGATCAGAATATTAAACTATTCACCCTGGGTGTAGGTACCTCCAGAGGTAGTAAGTTAATGGAAGCCGGACAGTACAAAAAGGATAATGAAGGCAAAGATGTGCTTACCCGCTTAGATAACCGCACCTTAAGGCAACTGGCTAAAGAAACTGATGGTGAGTATTTTGAAATCAATGAAACTAATAATGATGTTTCTCGATTAATAAATACGATTAACAATATTGAAGGCGAACTTAGAGATACTCGTCAGGTAGATGTTTCGGCTAACCGATATTATTATTTTTTAGCTGCAGCACTTTTACTAATTTTACTAGATGTTCTTGTTTCTATAAAAACAATTAAGATTTAA